The following nucleotide sequence is from Zonotrichia leucophrys gambelii isolate GWCS_2022_RI chromosome 17, RI_Zleu_2.0, whole genome shotgun sequence.
GCTGGGTGTGGACTTGCTACCCGGGTACTACGATCCCTTCTCCGGCCGCACGCTCACCAAGGGCGAGGTCGGCTGCTTCCTCAGCCACTACAATATCTGGAAGGAGGTATGGGGCCACAGCGGCCACGGGGTCCCTAAGGGCCACCAGCAGTGGGCAGGGACCCTGTGAGCATCACGGATGTCTGGAGGACCTGGGGAGAAGGGGTGTCCTGCAGGGTCAGTGGCCCCAGTATggcccagagcagtgctgggatgggctggcacctctgtcccctctcccagatCGTGTCCCGGGGGTTGGAGAGGTCGGTGGTGTTCGAGGATGACGTGCGCTTCGAGGCTGCCTTCCCAGCACGGCTGCAGCGGCTGATGGACGAGCTGGAGAGGGCACAGCAGGACTGGGACCTCATGTAGGTGCTGGGGCCAGGGGGATGTGGGGTGGGGGGCCCCAAGGCTGGCTCTCATGGCTCCCTGGCCACCCCACAGCTACCTGGGGAGGAAGCAGGTGAATGACGAGGATGAGGCGCCTGTGGAAGGTGTGCGGAACCTGGTGGTGGCCGGGTACTCATACTGGACGCTGGCCTACGCCATCTCCCACCATGGGGCACAGAAGCTGCTGGCCACCAAACCCCTCTCCAAAATGCTGCCCGTGGATGAGTATCTGCCCATCATGTATGACAAGCACCCCAAGTAAGGAGCAGATTGTGCAGGAGGGTGCTGGCCTGGCCATGCCAGTGTGGGACAATGTGTTTCTTCTCTGCCGTCACCACCTCACCCAGTTCCCCCCTTGCAGGCGTTACTCATGCTGGAGGAAAACATCTGTAGCATGAGCTCACTCTCAGCTCGCCGCTGCCTGGCCTCTGGCTGCTGGAAAATGGCCCTCTGCCAGCATGGGGTGGGGGAATGGGAACGGAGCTGGGGCTTGGTGTGGGCCCTGCACAGGGTTTTGGCCCCATGGcaaggggcagggagcagccccctGTACCCTAGTGCTGGGGGGCTGTGCGGTTTCCTGCCCCTGGTTGGGGGTCTCAGCCCCGATTTGGAGCCCTTTCATGCCCCTCTCTGGGGTGGGGGTCAGTGGAAAGGCTTtgtctggggagggggaagcaaTTTAGGGGGTGAATGAGCACcagtgggtgggtgggtgtcCTGGGAGAGAAGGGATTGGGAAACCCAATGAGCAGGATGGAGAAAAACATGGATCGGGCATGTAAAAGGCAGGCTGGAGGTGGACGGAGGAACAGATTAGGGCTCTGGAcatgcaccagcagcagctggaagcccCCTGCTTGCAGGCATAACAGCACCAGACAGCTCTGTCTCAGGGCCAGCTGGATGCTGTGCCAGAGACCCACTCTGTGCCAAGAGCCGGCCCCAGCTGGTGGGGAGCCACAGGTCCTGTCCTCTCTGTAATCCCTCCACAGTCCCTGCCCAGCGTTCCCCGGCTCCGTGCCTCATACCCCACATCCCTCCCTATTCCCTGCCCTGCATGGAGCCTTCCCTGGGTGGTTGATTTGATTTTCCCAgtgctttttctcttctgtaagCCAGTTTTTTCTCTCGGGTCTGCTCCCCTTTCCCCAGCGAGGATTACAAGCGGCACTTCTCCCCACGGGACTTGCTGGTGTTTTCAGCTCACCCCCTCCTGGTTTATCCCACTCACTACGCTGGGGACAGCAACTGGCTGAGTGACACCGAGACCTCCACCATCTGGGATGATGATGCCAAGAAGACTGACTGGGCTGGCTCACAGAAGACACTGAGGGACTCACGGGGCAGCGCTGGCCACCTCCGCTCCACGGCCCGTGACGAGCTCTGATGGTGAGCAAGGCTGTGAGACCcaggcacaggggacagagcagctggggagtgTCTCCCTGCATGTGCCATGTTCAGATGTGTCCCACATGCCTAGCTTGTTTTTGTCatggggcagcagctctccctgtcaGACTCAAAACATCGGGAAACAGAGACCAGACTGTCTCTTCCAGGTGGGGAAAGGGGTGGGGACACAGATGTCCCATGTGGGGCTGCACTGGGCTGGAGGGGATATGGGAACAGGGCCCTCCATCTCCCTGAGTCcatgctgctccccagcccctcagatGAGGAAGGGAGAAcgctccttttcctgctgcaaaagTGTGGAAAGAGCTGGGGCATCTCCCAGGGGAACGtttcagcccagcactgcttgCTCCCCTCAGAAGTGGGTCTCCTTGGGGCTGTGGCcatgcaggcaggcaggcaggcaacCCACActggctcagccccagggcagcatgGACACAGTTAATGCTGGCTCAGACTTTCCCTGCCTGAGGTTGCTTGTCCTGGCAGCAGAagtgccctgggagctgccagaccGGGGGAGGCTGGAACAGAGCCCTCCCACTGCCTCGCTGCAGGCGTGAACacgctggggctgctcctgccgtgACCGCTGATGTCTGTGTCCGTGCCTCCTAGGGATGAGGGACTGTGATCCAGCTGGGAGCACCATGGGCAAGGACCTTTTACTGCCCTCTCCCACTCAGGAGATGCAGCTGCCCTGGACAGAGCCCCACAGGGTTCTTCGAATCTGCATGTGACAAATCCACCCAAGGCAGGATTTGCCCCAGGAAAGCCTTTCCCTGCCAAGTGGAGAGACCAGAGGAGCGCTGTGCTCCATCTCTGCTGAGGACACATCTCCAGGACAGTCCCAAGCGATGCCACCTCTGCCATCTCCACCAGCCTGGACTTTGGGGAGTGGACTTTGGGCTGGCACACATGGTGGCCTCCTGCCACTGACTGGGCTTGTCCCTCATGCCGTGCCTGGGTGGAAGCCCAGGGAGGATTAAAGCAGACTGACTGAGCtgatgtgctgggtgctggcatTGCCCCAAGTTGCCAGGGGTCACCTTGGTGCTGCAGGGGTGAGGGTCTGGCAGTTCCCCCAGCTGGGAACTTTGGGAATAAAATCTGTaagggagaaagagagggaaggagagaggtggggaagggaggaagatTGAAGCTCACCATTGGGGTCTGGGTGGGAAAGGTGGGTGGCATCTTCACGGAGCTCAGCTCTCCCCTGGAGGGgaggtgatggagcagcaggtGGAGGCCTTGTTAGCAGACACCCTGAGAGATGTCTGAGACTGCAAGGGATTCAGGAAAGCATCATTTGGGGCAGGTTGAACAGCTACAGCAGAGGCCTTTGGAAGGAAAACAACCAGCTGCAGATCACACGGGACCTGAAGAGCCAAGTGGATCTCCTGGAGAACAGGGAGGAGAAGGCCAAGTGCCTGTTCTGTAAGTGCAGGGTCCCAGCCAGTGTAGACTTGGGTGAGGAAGGGATGACAGGTTGGGCACACTTTTGCTTCCCAGCTTTTCCCCTGgcccaggcagcctcagtgctccaggagctggggatggagcagaggaaTGTCTGgtgccagctggagcagagcatggAAGCAACAGAAACACTGTGGTATACGTCAGCCAGCAAGTGTCCCGTGCTTGTTCCATCctgctgggatgcaggagaggagctgccttTGCTGGGTGTCTCAGTGTTCCTGGgtacagagctgggcaggacaTGCTGGCACACCCAGGACTCTGGGACACAGCGGTGGTGAGGACACACTGCCTCAGTCTGTGCTCTCCACGAGACCTGCAATGGGCCTGCGGGAAGCCAGAACTCCTGCAGCTGTTGGAAACTCCACAGTTTCAGCCAAAACCACTGAACTCAAAAACATTGTgaggccagccctgctgcagctcagtcaGAGCAGCATGCTATGGGATTCCAGGCTCTCCGTGCTTGCCAGTTTCTCATCAAAGCTGAAGTGCCTTTGGACTCTACAGAGCTAGCTCCTATTGCTCCCCATTTCTCACTAGAAGCCtccctccaggctgtgctggtcaaacagggatgggaacaCGGATTTGAGCTGCAGCGCCAAGGACAACCCAAGCTTGGCAAGCGGCGCATGgaagagaggcaggagcaggccaGAGTCAGGGTGAGGGTTTATTTAATTCCTGTGccaaactgaggcacggagccTCTGCAGGGATTCAAGTGGGACACGAGCTGCCTGGATTGGTGTGGCCATGGAaggaggctgccccagctcccagccaggctgggccagctctgctccagctccctggtCAGTCCGGagtgcctgcagcaccctgTCCATCAGCCAAAGGGTCCTGGGGGTTTGTGTcagcccctgtcccctggctctgcaggtgctcggctctggatgtgctccagcAGGCAGGTCACTGCCTGGGCCAGGATCTGCTCCagcttctccctctccccagcacTGAACGGAGACAGGACATAGTTAGGCACTGTCACGTCACCCTCTGGCCGCCCGATGCCAATCCTGAGCCGGGTCATCtcctggggaggaagggagagagctgggggagctTCCCCTCAAGTGTGCAGGCAGAGTTAGGCACAGTGACAGTGCTgagagtggggctgggcagcaagAGAACAGCTCCTCATGTTTTCCAGGTGGTTTTGAGTGCTTGCTCCAAGAAACATAATTTTGGAAGAGGCTTTAGCTGAGCCGTGCCGAGATCCCAGGCTCCTGCCAGGCCTGGCAGAGGCACTCCAGCTAATTGTTTCCATGTCCTCCATGGCGGCCAAACAGACAACAGCCCTCCAGGATGAcggggaaggagaaaagggggagaaaggaGCAGGGGCTTGTCTAAGAGGAATCAGAAAAATGGGACTGGGGGAACAAGCCATGCATTGAGGGGGGCACAGGATTGATCCCCTTCACCTGACACCTACTCACGTTGGACTGCAGAGCACTGATGCAGGATTGGACCCCATTGTGTCCCCttgggagagaaagagaaaacccACACTTAGTTTGTAAGAGACACCCTCCCCATATAGCCCTGGTCTCCTCCTACAGGAATGTGGGAACGTGGTCCCAGCCaagggctgcagtccccatgTCCTGGTTCTGCAGGAacatccagccctgggggctcagagcAGTTGGCTGGGGGATTTAtggaagcagggctgggacagcactgTTCTGTGTGTGTCAGCTCTTGCCACAGCTGGTGCATGTGTGACTGAGCACTGGGGCCCAGCACTGTACCTGCCCCATCCCGCAGTGGAAGCTTTCCTAGGTTAAATGTCTGGTGCTGGGCAGGCACAGTGGAGGCAGAGTGCTATAAAAAACCCATGTGGGCTGAATCCAGCCCATAGCTGCTTCCAGGaggctccctgccctccctgccagggcaggaacTGGGAGGCTGCCCAAACAGCCAGCTGTTGCCTCTGCAATAGATCGAGTCCAGGACAAGAGCTGAAACATTGCAAGGCTGGAGCCAAGAACAGCCCATGAACGTGTATGGGCATGTTAAAGCCTCAAACCAGCTGACACCATCAGGGAGCTGGGGCTACCCCATACCTTGCGCTGCCTCCCAGCTTGATGGCCACCTTGCCCAGGGCCTTGTCCAGGTCGTCGTGA
It contains:
- the PTRH1 gene encoding peptidyl-tRNA hydrolase isoform X1 gives rise to the protein MLEGIRPVQGPGASWWPVRALLTAGMQVAGLGNYGMRGTRHSVGMEVLDRLARQLAVAEGWRVDKRCCADVALATAHGLELVLLKPRRFMNLNGLSVASAAEIYSLGPGDIYLVHDDLDKALGKVAIKLGGSARGHNGVQSCISALQSNCWGEGEAGADPGPGSDLPAGAHPEPSTCRARGQGLTQTPRTLWLMDRVLQALRTDQGAGAELAQPGWELGQPPSMATPIQAARVPLESLQRLRASVWHRN
- the PTRH1 gene encoding peptidyl-tRNA hydrolase isoform X2, which produces MLAAEVAGSARALVGRAGPRAMVAGLGNYGMRGTRHSVGMEVLDRLARQLAVAEGWRVDKRCCADVALATAHGLELVLLKPRRFMNLNGLSVASAAEIYSLGPGDIYLVHDDLDKALGKVAIKLGGSARGHNGVQSCISALQSNCWGEGEAGADPGPGSDLPAGAHPEPSTCRARGQGLTQTPRTLWLMDRVLQALRTDQGAGAELAQPGWELGQPPSMATPIQAARVPLESLQRLRASVWHRN